A genomic window from Terrisporobacter glycolicus ATCC 14880 = DSM 1288 includes:
- the ybaK gene encoding Cys-tRNA(Pro) deacylase, with protein sequence MAKKQQKTNAMRILDAKKIEYNMYTYEADDNHIDGISVAHKLNQDENMVFKTLVAQGASKNFYVFVIPVAESLDMKKAAKSAGEKNVEMIHVKDINKVTGYIRGGCSPVGMKKLYPTFVHESGKDLENIIVSGGKIGFQIELNPEDLQKAINFEYADIIK encoded by the coding sequence ATGGCAAAAAAACAACAAAAGACTAATGCCATGAGAATATTAGATGCTAAGAAAATAGAGTATAATATGTATACTTATGAAGCTGATGATAACCATATAGATGGAATAAGTGTGGCACACAAATTAAATCAAGATGAAAATATGGTATTTAAAACTTTAGTAGCTCAAGGGGCCAGTAAAAACTTTTATGTTTTTGTAATACCTGTGGCAGAAAGTTTAGATATGAAAAAGGCAGCAAAGTCAGCTGGAGAAAAGAATGTAGAAATGATTCATGTTAAAGATATAAATAAAGTAACCGGATATATTAGAGGAGGATGCTCTCCTGTGGGAATGAAGAAGTTATATCCTACATTTGTACATGAAAGTGGCAAGGATTTAGAAAACATAATTGTAAGTGGAGGAAAAATTGGGTTTCAAATTGAGTTAAACCCTGAAGACTTACAAAAGGCTATAAACTTTGAATATGCAGATATTATAAAATAA
- a CDS encoding LytR/AlgR family response regulator transcription factor — protein MIKVLICDDDKAIRDDIENIIKNSGYVDYVKKAKNGIDAIEFIKSEKIDLLIMDIDMPHKNGIDCAKEIAKIDEDVHIIFVTGFADYSLESFKVHPVDFIVKPFTKEKILDSLNIAIDHINSHKLAKSNFIEDTLFVYKVRKQVHMLNFDDIVMFEKNSRAINLYTRDHDVIKFYENIEDLSKRLPPNFFTSHKQYIVNLKLIHKVIPINKSSLEIRFINFQETATLSKSLEKDFLYRFYRTKRF, from the coding sequence ATGATAAAAGTTTTAATATGTGATGATGATAAAGCTATAAGAGATGATATAGAAAATATAATAAAAAATTCTGGCTATGTCGATTATGTTAAAAAAGCAAAAAATGGTATTGATGCCATAGAGTTTATTAAAAGCGAAAAAATAGATTTACTTATAATGGATATTGATATGCCTCATAAAAATGGAATTGATTGCGCAAAGGAAATTGCAAAGATAGATGAAGATGTTCATATAATCTTTGTAACAGGTTTTGCTGATTATAGTTTGGAAAGTTTCAAAGTTCACCCTGTTGATTTTATAGTAAAGCCATTTACGAAGGAGAAGATTTTAGATTCTTTAAATATTGCCATAGATCATATTAATTCTCATAAATTAGCTAAAAGTAACTTTATCGAAGACACCTTATTTGTATATAAAGTAAGAAAACAAGTTCATATGCTTAACTTTGATGATATCGTTATGTTTGAAAAAAATTCTAGAGCTATAAATCTTTATACTAGAGATCATGATGTAATAAAATTCTATGAAAATATTGAGGATTTATCTAAAAGATTACCACCAAATTTTTTCACTTCTCACAAACAATATATAGTTAATTTAAAGTTAATACATAAGGTTATACCAATTAATAAATCCTCTCTTGAAATAAGATTTATTAATTTTCAAGAAACAGCAACCTTGAGCAAATCACTAGAAAAAGATTTTCTTTATAGATTTTACAGAACAAAAAGGTTTTAA
- a CDS encoding sensor histidine kinase — translation MYNIFIFTMGILVVFMGSNLIFYRYDFYRKMSFGKRNIFSLCISSILFLIAYKIFTFALYKLNDSLLTKGVFISVLAFTLMIFSLYLGYELSKTLNMKYEYKCELNKLNNKIEHKSSIIAKLRSQKHDYLKHLQVVYSLLNNNLNKDAKDYITNISNSFRSKTSRYGKVSYLDAISSLKYEECLMKNITFDVYIQDFIDNLVIEPSDMSSVILNIIDNAIDSLSTIKKDNKYIKLFVYEDEFQYVISIKNNGPQIYNTESIFEEGFSTKDGDNRGYGLYLVKNILDKYGYHIFASSDEFLTEFTILIPKYC, via the coding sequence ATGTATAATATTTTTATATTTACAATGGGTATTTTAGTAGTTTTTATGGGTAGTAATTTAATTTTTTATAGATATGATTTTTATAGAAAGATGAGTTTTGGAAAAAGAAATATTTTTAGTTTATGTATATCTTCAATATTATTTTTAATAGCTTATAAAATATTTACGTTTGCATTATATAAATTAAATGATAGTTTATTGACAAAAGGTGTTTTTATATCAGTATTAGCCTTTACATTAATGATTTTTTCTTTATATCTTGGCTATGAACTTTCAAAAACATTGAATATGAAGTATGAATACAAATGTGAATTAAATAAATTAAATAATAAAATAGAGCATAAGAGCAGTATTATAGCTAAACTTAGAAGTCAAAAACATGATTATCTTAAACATTTGCAAGTGGTTTATTCCCTACTTAATAATAACTTGAATAAGGATGCAAAAGATTATATAACAAATATATCTAATAGTTTTAGATCTAAAACTTCTAGATACGGCAAAGTATCTTATTTAGATGCCATTTCTTCACTAAAATACGAAGAGTGCCTTATGAAAAATATTACATTTGATGTTTATATCCAAGATTTTATTGATAACTTGGTGATTGAGCCAAGCGATATGAGTTCCGTAATTTTAAACATAATTGACAACGCTATTGATTCTCTGTCTACCATAAAAAAAGATAATAAATATATAAAACTTTTCGTCTACGAAGATGAGTTTCAATATGTTATATCAATAAAAAATAACGGTCCACAGATATATAATACAGAGAGTATTTTTGAAGAAGGATTTTCAACTAAGGATGGAGATAACAGGGGTTATGGTCTTTATCTTGTGAAAAATATTTTAGATAAATATGGTTATCATATTTTTGCAAGTAGTGATGAATTTTTAACTGAATTTACTATTTTAATACCGAAATACTGTTAA